Proteins from a single region of Balaenoptera acutorostrata chromosome 16, mBalAcu1.1, whole genome shotgun sequence:
- the EXOC8 gene encoding exocyst complex component 8, whose translation MAMAMSDSGASRLRRQLESDGFEARLYVKQLSQQSDGDRDLQEHRQRIQALAEETAQNLKRNVYQNYRQFIETAREISYLESEMYQLSHLLTEQKSSLESIPLTLLPAAAAAGAAAASGGEEGGGGAGGRDHLRGQAGFFPSPGGASRDSSGPGEEGKQRTLTTLLEKVEGCRHLLETPGQYLVYNGDLVEYEADHMTQLQRVHGFLMNDCLLVATWLPQRRGMYRYNALYPLDGLAVVNVKDNPPMKDMFKLLMFPESRIFQAENAKIKREWLEVLEETKRALSEKRRRGQEEAAAPRGPPQVTSKASNPFEDEDDGEPAVPEAEEEKVDLSVEWIQELPEDLDVCIAQRDFEGAVDLLDKLNHYLEDKPSPPPVKELRARVDERVGQLTEVLVFELSPGRSLRGGPKATRRAVSQLIRLGQCTKACELFLRNRAAAVHTAIRQLRIEGATLLYIHKLCHVFFTSLLETAREFETDFAGTDSGCYSAFVVWARSAMGMFVDAFSKQVFDSKESLSTAAECVKVAKEHCQQLSDIGLDLTFIIHALLVKDIQGALHSYKEIIIEATKHRNSEEMWRRMNLMTPEALGKLKEEMKGCGVGNFEQYTGDDCWVNLSYTVVAFTKQTMGFLEEALKLYFPELHMVLLESLVEIILVAVQHVDYSLRCEQDPEKKAFIRQNASFLYETVLPVVEKRFEEGVGKPAKQLQDLRNASRLIRVNPESTTSVV comes from the coding sequence ATGGCGATGGCGATGTCAGACAGCGGGGCGAGCCGCCTGCGGCGGCAGCTGGAATCGGACGGCTTCGAGGCGCGGCTGTACGTGAAGCAGCTCTCGCAGCAGTCGGACGGAGACCGAGACCTGCAGGAGCACCGGCAGCGCATCCAGGCGCTGGCGGAGGAGACGGCGCAGAACCTGAAGCGCAACGTCTACCAGAACTACCGACAGTTCATAGAGACGGCCCGCGAGATCTCCTACCTGGAGAGCGAGATGTATCAGCTCAGCCACCTGCTGACCGAGCAGAAGAGCAGCCTGGAGAGCATCCCGCTTACCTTGCTGCCGGCTGCCGCCGCCGCGggggccgccgccgcctccggaggggaggaggggggaggcggCGCGGGGGGCCGCGACCACCTCCGGGGCCAGGCTGGCTTTTTCCCCAGCCCCGGGGGCGCCTCCCGCGACAGTTCCGGGCCAGGCGAGGAAGGAAAGCAGCGCACTCTCACCACCCTGCTTGAGAAGGTGGAAGGCTGCAGGCACCTGCTGGAGACGCCGGGTCAGTACCTGGTGTACAACGGGGACCTGGTGGAATACGAGGCGGACCACATGACCCAGCTGCAGCGGGTGCACGGCTTTCTCATGAACGACTGTTTGCTGGTGGCCACTTGGCTGCCACAGCGGCGGGGGATGTATCGCTACAACGCCCTCTATCCCCTGGATGGTTTGGCCGTGGTCAATGTCAAGGACAACCCGCCCATGAAGGACATGTTCAAGCTGCTCATGTTTCCCGAGAGCCGTATTTTTCAAGCGGAAAACGCAAAAATCAAACGAGAGTGGCTGGAAGTGCTGGAGGAAACCAAGAGGGCCCTCAGTGAAAAAAGACgcagggggcaggaggaggcagcTGCCCCTCGAGGGCCACCTCAGGTGACTTCCAAGGCCAGCAACCCATTTGAGGACGAAGACGACGGCGAGCCAGCTGTTCCCGAGGCAGAAGAAGAGAAGGTGGACCTCTCCGTGGAATGGATCCAGGAATTGCCTGAAGACCTGGATGTCTGTATTGCCCAGAGGGACTTTGAAGGGGCCGTCGACCTGCTGGATAAACTGAACCATTACCTGGAAGATAAGCCCAGCCCACCTCCTGTAAAAGAACTAAGGGCCAGAGTGGATGAGCGCGTCGGCCAGCTCACTGAGGTGCTAGTGTTTGAACTGTCCCCAGGTCGGTCCCTGAGAGGTGGTCCCAAGGCCACCCGCCGGGCGGTTTCTCAGCTAATCCGGCTTGGCCAGTGCACGAAGGCTTGTGAGCTCTTCTTGAGAAACAGGGCAGCGGCTGTGCATACTGCGATACGCCAGCTTCGCATCGAAGGTGCCACTTTACTCTACATTCATAAGCTCTGCCACGTCTTCTTTACCAGCCTTCTggagaccgccagggaatttgaGACGGACTTTGCGGGCACCGACAGCGGCTGCTACTCTGCCTTTGTGGTCTGGGCGAGGTCCGCCATGGGCATGTTTGTGGATGCTTTTAGCAAGCAGGTGTTTGATAGTAAGGAGAGCCTCTCCACGGCGGCTGAGTGTGTAAAAGTGGCCAAGGAGCACTGTCAACAACTGAGCGACATCGGCCTAGACCTCACCTTCATCATCCACGCCCTCCTGGTGAAAGACATCCAAGGGGCCTTGCACAGTTACAAAGAAATCATCATCGAAGCCACTAAGCACCGCAACTCTGAGGAGATGTGGAGGAGGATGAACCTGATGACTCCGGAGGCCCTGGGGAAACTCAAAGAGGAGATGAAGGGCTGTGGCGTGGGAAACTTCGAGCAGTACACGGGGGATGACTGCTGGGTGAACCTGAGTTACACGGTGGTTGCTTTCACCAAACAGACCATGGGCTTCTTGGAAGAGGCACTGAAGCTGTACTTCCCGGAGCTGCACATGGTGCTTTTGGAGAGCCTGGTGGAAATCATTTTGGTTGCTGTTCAGCACGTGGATTACAGTCTTCGGTGTGAGCAAGATCCAGAGAAGAAGGCTTTTATCAGACAGAATGCATCCTTTCTGTATGAAACGGTCCTCCCCGTGGTGGAGAAAAGGTTTGAGGAGGGTGTGGGGAAACCCGCCAAGCAACTCCAGGACCTGAGAAATGCATCGAGACTGATTCGTGTGAATCCCGAAAGTACAACGTCAGTGGTCTGA